From a single Streptomyces sp. NBC_01264 genomic region:
- a CDS encoding TetR/AcrR family transcriptional regulator, whose product MAMDRDQVLRAAAALLSRKSTATMDEVARAAGIGRATLHRHFAGRDALVRALEELGIREFEVAFDNARLGEGTAVDALRRLVAEAEPNAELLAFLVTENQLFEGDQVNEGWARLDARVGELFRRGQHEGDIRIDLSPAWLTEALYSLIGACAWAVMDGRVAAKDFSYMITELLLGGARRSVEK is encoded by the coding sequence ATGGCCATGGATCGTGATCAGGTGCTCCGCGCCGCCGCCGCTCTGCTCTCCCGCAAATCGACCGCCACGATGGACGAGGTCGCGAGGGCCGCCGGCATCGGCCGCGCGACCCTCCACCGGCACTTCGCCGGGCGCGACGCCCTCGTACGGGCACTCGAAGAGCTCGGGATCCGGGAGTTCGAGGTGGCCTTCGACAACGCCCGCCTCGGCGAGGGCACGGCCGTGGACGCGCTCCGCAGGCTCGTCGCCGAGGCGGAGCCCAACGCCGAGCTGCTTGCCTTCCTCGTCACCGAGAACCAGCTCTTCGAGGGGGACCAGGTCAACGAGGGCTGGGCCCGGCTCGACGCCCGCGTCGGCGAGCTCTTCCGGCGCGGCCAGCACGAGGGCGACATCCGGATCGATCTGAGCCCCGCCTGGCTCACCGAGGCGCTGTACAGCCTCATCGGCGCCTGCGCCTGGGCCGTCATGGACGGCCGGGTCGCGGCCAAGGACTTCTCGTACATGATCACCGAGTTGCTGCTCGGTGGCGCTAGACGGAGTGTGGAGAAATGA